The following coding sequences are from one Treponema parvum window:
- the rpsO gene encoding 30S ribosomal protein S15, whose translation MALTKETSAAIVSRFGAKENDTGNTKVQVALLSERIKQLTAHVQRFPKDSGAKRSMMKLVGQRRSMLKYLERRNLEVYRELIKDLNLRK comes from the coding sequence ATGGCACTTACAAAAGAAACTTCCGCTGCTATTGTCAGCAGATTCGGTGCAAAAGAAAACGACACCGGCAACACAAAGGTTCAGGTAGCTTTGCTTTCCGAACGGATCAAACAGCTTACTGCCCATGTGCAGCGTTTCCCGAAGGATTCGGGAGCCAAGCGCAGTATGATGAAGCTTGTCGGGCAGCGGAGAAGCATGCTCAAATATCTTGAAAGACGCAATCTTGAAGTTTATCGAGAACTTATAAAAGATTTGAATTTGCGCAAATAG